The window ACGTTGGTTTCAAACATTATTTTTGCCGCCTCAGGATCAAACATTCTAGCCCCGCGAACCTCGTATACCCCCGCGTTTAATATGGCTAGCGATACAGGGCCATGGGCTGCTTCTATAACCGCAAAGTTTTCACGAACTGTTTTAATCTCTCTAACATCCATAGGATAAGGATGAAATGTTTTCCCCAAATCGCTTCTCAAGGCCTCGAGTTTCTTGTTATTTCGTGCCGATCCGGCAACCTCCCATCCATCCCTAACCAAACGACGGCTTACTGCGGCCCCTATGCCAGAACTAGCACCTGTTACCCAGGCACATCCGCTGTGACGTAAAGTTGTTAGATCACATTGACCAACTTTCATTTTTCCTACCGGTAAGCTTAGTAAAATTCCTAATTAGTCACTGATCCGTTTAATAGAATTGGGCCGCACACTCTCTTTAGAAATAGGGTTCTGTGCTCCAGCGAAGAACAGCACCTCTCCACTGTCACTATAGAGCGGCCGAATGCGAAGTCGATTCCAAAACTTTGCGCCATTCTTCGCATAATTCAATATATCTATAGTAAGCTCATCTTTCTCAGACAACGCTTTCCGAATCACCTCAATCGCCAAGGGGTCAGTCTCAGGGCCCTGCAAAAATCTGCAATTCTTTCCCAAGGACTCCTCCGGACTATACCCAGTCTGTTTTTCAAACTCTTCGCTAATGAAAATCATGGGGTTATCAGGCAAAGATGGGTCAGTAATGACTACACTTTGTTCCAACTCTTCAGGTGATAACAAACTCGCTTTAGATAGATCTCCATGGCCCAACGACATAACCTATATCCTTTATTTGTTATAAATGACCCCACAGTCTGGCAGAAAATAGCTAATTAAGGCCAGCTATTGGGATTAGCCGGCATTCTCCGAACTGGCCACAAGCACTCCCTCAATCGCCGTTACCACCTTGCTAGATAATGGCGATGTAGGAGATGAAAACCAAGCAAGGAGCTCACCATTTGAATCAACCAGATATTTGTGAAAGTTCCACCTTGGCTTACCCACAAACCCCACCTCTTCGGCAGCCCAGGCGTAAAAAGGGTGTGCATTCTCTCCCTTTACCTTCACTTTTTCCGTCATTGGAAAATTAATTCCATAATTTACCTCACAGAATGATTTTATCTCCTGCGATCCTCCGGGCTCTTGGCTTCCAAAATCATTGGAAGGAACTCCTAGTACAACCAGTCCCTTTTCCACATAGCGCTCATGCAGAGCTTGGAGCTCCGCGTACTGCTTAGTAAAGCCGCAGAGCGAGGCTGTATTGACTATTAAAATGACCTTTCCAGAGAACGTGGACAGAGGCAACGGACCCCCATCGATAGAGACAAACGAAAAATCATGGGCCGATTCCTGCCCATCTTCTGCCAGTCCTTGTGCTCCCAAACAAAAAAGAAGAAATG of the Rhodospirillaceae bacterium genome contains:
- a CDS encoding glutathione peroxidase, producing MPSLAAFLLFCLGAQGLAEDGQESAHDFSFVSIDGGPLPLSTFSGKVILIVNTASLCGFTKQYAELQALHERYVEKGLVVLGVPSNDFGSQEPGGSQEIKSFCEVNYGINFPMTEKVKVKGENAHPFYAWAAEEVGFVGKPRWNFHKYLVDSNGELLAWFSSPTSPLSSKVVTAIEGVLVASSENAG
- a CDS encoding biphenyl 2,3-dioxygenase, whose translation is MSLGHGDLSKASLLSPEELEQSVVITDPSLPDNPMIFISEEFEKQTGYSPEESLGKNCRFLQGPETDPLAIEVIRKALSEKDELTIDILNYAKNGAKFWNRLRIRPLYSDSGEVLFFAGAQNPISKESVRPNSIKRISD